Below is a window of Streptomyces sp. ITFR-16 DNA.
TCGACCAGCGCCGCTTCGGCGGGCACTCCCGCAACCACGGTGAGGCCCCGGTCCGTCGCGCCTGCTACTCGGGCGACCGCACCGGCCACATGATCCTCCAGACGCTCTACCAGAACTGCGTCAAGGAGGGCGTGGAATTCTTCAACGAGTTCTACGTCCTGGACCAGCTGGTCGTCGAGGAGGACGGCGTCAAGAAGTCCGCCGGCGTCGTCGCCTACGAGCTGGCCACCGGCGAGATCCACGTCTTCCGGGCGAAGTCGGTCATCTACGCCTCGGGCGGCACCGGCAAGTTCTTCAAGGTGACGTCGAACGCGCACACCCTGACCGGTGACGGCCAGGCCGCCTGCTACCGCCGGGGTCTGCCGCTGGAGGACATGGAGTTCTTCCAGTTCCACCCGACGGGCATCTGGCGCATGGGCATCCTGCTGACGGAGGGCGCCCGCGGTGAGGGCGGCATCCTCCGCAACAAGGACGGCGAGCGCTTCATGGAGAAGTACGCGCCCGTCATGAAGGACCTCGCCTCGCGCGACGTCGTCTCGCGCTCCATCTACACGGAGATCCGCGAGGGCCGCGGCTGCGGTCCGGCCGGCGACCACGTCTACCTCGACCTGACGCACCTGCCGCCGGAGCAGCTGGACGCCAAGCTCCCGGACATCACCGAGTTCGCGCGTACGTACCTCGGCATCGAGCCCTACACGGACCCGATCCCGATCCAGCCGACCGCGCACTACGCCATGGGCGGCATCCCGACCAACGTCGAGGGCGAGGTGCTGGCCGACAACACCACCGTCGTCCCGGGCCTGTACGCCGCCGGCGAGGTCGCCTGCGTGTCGGTGCACGGCGCCAACCGCCTCGGCACCAACTCGCTGCTCGACATCAACGTCTTCGGACGCCGCGCGGGCATCGCCGCCGCCGAGTACTCCGCGAAGCACGACTTCGTCGAGCTTCCCGAGAACCCGGCCCAGCAGGTCGTCGACCAGGTCGAGCGGCTGCGCAACTCCACGGGCACCGAGCGCGTCTCGGCGATCCGTCTGGAGCTGCAGGAGTGCATGGACGCCAACGTGATGGTGTTCCGCACCGAGCAGACGATCAAGACCGCGGTCGAGAAGATCGCGGAGCTGCGCGAGCGCTACCTCAACGTCTCCGTCCAGGACAAGGGCAAGCGGTTCAACACGGACCTGCTGGAGGCCATCGAGCTGGGCAACCTGCTCGACCTGGCCGAGGTCATGGCGACGTCGGCGCTGGCCCGCAAGGAGTCCCGCGGCGGTCACTACCGCGAGGACTACCCGAACCGCGACGACGTCAACTTCATGCGCCACACCATGGCGTACCGCGAGGTCGCCGACGACGGCACCGAGTCGATCCGGCTGGACTACAAGCCGGTCGTCCAGACCCGCTACCAGCCGATGGAGCGTAAGTACTGATGGCTACCCCCACCCTGGACAAGGCCGACAAGGCTCCCGAGCCCGAGGCCGGTTTCGCCGACTCGCCGTACATCACGGCGACCTTCCGGATCCGGCGGTTCAACCCGGAGGTCTCCGACGAGGCCCAGTGGCAGGACTTCCAGATCGAGATCGACCCGAAGGAGCGTGTGCTCGACGCCCTTCACAAGATCAAGTGGGAGACCGACGGCACGCTGACGTTCCGCCGCTCCTGCGCGCACGGCATCTGCGGTTCGGACGCCATGCGGATCAACGGCAAGAACAGGCTCGCCTGCAAGACGCTGATCAAGGACCTGAGCCCGGAGAAGCCGATCACGATCGAGGCCATCAAGGGCCTCACGGTCCTCAAGGACCTCGTGGTCGACATGGACCCGTTCTTCCAGGCCTACCGTGACGTCATGCCCTTCCTCATCACCAAGGGGAACGAGCCGACCCGCGAGCGTCTGCAGTCCCCCGAGGACCGCGAGCGCTTCGACGACACCACCAAGTGCATCCTGTGCGCCGCGTGCACGTCCTCGTGCCCGGTGTTCTGGAACGACGGCCAGTACTTCGGCCCGGCGGCGATCGTCAACGCGCACCGCTTCATCTTCGACTCGCGCGACGAGGGCGGCGAGCAGCGCCTGGAGATCCTCAACGACCGTGACGGGGTGTGGCGTTGCCGCACCACCTTCAACTGCACGGACGCCTGCCCGCGTGGCATCGAGGTCACCAAGGCGATCCAGGAGGTCAAGCGCGCGCTGATCACGCGTCGCTTCTGACCTTCCCGGCCGGACTCCAGGGGCCCCGTCCCCCGCAGGAACACTGCGGAGGGCGGGGCCCCTTGCCGTAGGCCGGGGTCCCGGAGGTACGGTCGGCCGCATGGCCGTTCTCCGGCATTCCGTCAGCGTCCTCGCCCTGGATCAGGAGCGGGTCCGGGAGGCCGTCGCGGCGCTCTGCGACCTCGCCGAGTCCTCCCGGGCGCACGGTGAGGTGATCCTGACGGGCGACGGGCAGACGGTCGCGGACATCCGGCTCGCCGGAGGCCGCCATCTGCGGCCCGGGGCCCGGTACGAGCTGATGGAGCCGGGCGCCACGGACCGGGTGACCCTGCGCCTGCGGGAGTGGCGGCGCTCCACCGCGATCGCCGTGGAGCAGCTGATGAGCGCGCCGGAGATGAGCGCCCGGCTCGCGGTGCGGCTGGCCAGTCCGGACCGGCCGCGCCTGCTGGAGGCCGAGGGGCGGTTCCGGGGCGCGGAGGGCTCGGGGCGGATGCGGCGGGGCTCGGGGAAGGCCCGGCTCGACCTGGCCGCGTGGTGGGCCGCCGCCGGACTCCCGCCCGGGGCCCCGCCGGTGGCGCGCGCCCCGGCGACGGTGCGGGTGCGGCATCTGCTGGGCGAGGCGCGGCTGTATCTGCGGCCCCGGCGGGACGGTGACGGGCGGTGGCTGGTGGAGGCGGCGGTCACCCTGCGCGGGCGGTGGCTGCTGCGGCCGGTCGCGGCGGTCGCCCTGCTGCCGGCGGGCGGGATGCTGCGGCGGGGCTTCCGCTCGGGGGTGGAGCGGGCGGCCGAGGGGTGGAACGAGGCGGTGGCCGAGCTGCTGGCCCTGTCCCCAAAGGAGCTGCGGGCCGAACTGACCCGGCAGGCGACGGAAGGCCGTACGCAGGAGCCGCGGGACGCTCCGCAGGATGCCCAGGGGCCGCGGGACGCCGAGGAGGGGTGAGCCGGGCGGCCCGGGTCAGTCCCAGGCCGCGCCGCCCCGGTCCTCCGCGACGACCATGACGCGCCGCAGCATGTCGTTGAGCTGGGTGCGCTCCTCCTCGTCCAGGGTGCGCAGCAGCCGTTCCTCCTCGTGGCCGAGGACCTCCATCGCGCCGATCCAGGTCGAGCGCCCCTCGTCGGTCAGCTCCACGTCCACGCGCCGCCGGTCCGTGGTGGACGGCCTGCGGCGGACGAACCCCCGGCGCTCCAGGGCGTCCAGCCTGCCGGTGACGGAGGCGGGCGCGAGGTCGAGGTCGGCGGCCAGCTCGGAGGGGGCCGCCTTGCCGCCCCGGCCGGCCAGCTTGTGCAGGGTGTCGAACTCCTGGCGGTCCAGGTCGAAGTCGACCAGGGACTGTTCGCGCACCCGGCGCAGATGGACGGAGATCTTCTTCATCCGTGTCACCGCGCCCTCGATGTCGGGATCGAGGTCGGGAAGCACCGGCTTCCACCGCTCCACATGGCCGTCGGTCCAGTCCCGTTGCTGCATGGGTCACAGCCTACGCCGGACCGGCTCCCATGCTTCGGTGTCCGATATTTCGTTGACGAATAGTTCGGAAGCGAAATAGATTCCCGTCCCATGCCTCTGCCCGTGTCCCACCACACGCCCGAGTCCGAACCCCGGCCCACACCGCACCCGTTGCGGACCCGCTCGTTCCGCCTGCTGTTCGCCGGCCGCTCGCTCTCGCTGCTCGGCGACGCCGCGATCCCCGCCGCCCTCACCCTCGCCGTCTATCTGGCCACCGGCTCGACCGGCGCCCTCGCCCTGGTGCTCGCCTGCGCGATGGTGCCGAAGCTGCTCCTGCTGCCGCTGGGCGGGGTGGCCGGCGACCGCTTCAACGCCCGCACGGTCGCGCTGACCACCGATCTCGTACGGTGCGTCACCCAGCTGTTCGTCGGCGCCGAACTGCTCTCCGGCACCCCGGCGCTGTGGCAGATCGCCGTGGCCGAGGCGATCGGCGGCGCCGCCGGTGCCTTCTCGATGCCGACCGTCTCGCCGCTGATCCGCGGCACCGTGGACGCGTCGGGGCTGCTGCGCGCCAACGCCCTGATGGCCGTGGTCAGCAGCACGGCCCGGATCGGCGGCCCCGCCGTCGCCGGGGCCCTGGTCCTCACCGCCGGACCCGGCTGGGCGTTCGTCCTCGACGGCGCCAGCTTCGCGGTGAGCGCCACCCTGCTGGCCGTGATCGACGTCCGGCACGTCCCCATCCCCCGGCGCCCCCTGCTCGCCGACCTCAAGGAGGGGTGGGGCGAGGTCCGCAGCCGCGACTGGTACTGGACCAGCCTGATCGCCCACGCCGTCTGGAACGGGGCGGCGGCCGTCCTGATGACGGTGGGCCCGGCGCTCTTCCTCAGCGACCTGGGCGGCAAGGGCGTCTGGGTCGTCTTCCTGCAGACGGGCGCCGTCGGCCTGCTGCTCGGCTCACTGGTGGCCGGCCGGGTCCGCACGCGCCGCCCGGTCCTGACCGCCAACCTGGGCGGCGCCCTCTACCTGCTCCCGCTCTGCCTGCTGGCCGTCCACGCCCCGGTGGCCGTCTGTGTCACGGCGTACGGGATCGCCATGGCCGGCCTCGGCTATCTCAACCCGGTCTGGGAGACCGCCGTCCAGTCCGCCGTCCCCGCCCACGCGCTCGCCCGCGTCACCTCGTACGACTGGCTGCTCTCGCTGGGCGCGACGCCGCTCGGTTACGCGCTCGCCCCGCTCGCCGCCTCCGCCTGGGGCGCCGAGGTCCCGCTGGGGGCCGCCGGGGTGCTGGTCGGCGCCGCCTGTCTGGCCACCGCGCTGGTGCCGGGCGTACGGCACTTCGGGGCGGCGGCGGCCACGGTGAAACCCACTGCGGAGAGCACGACTTGAACATGTTCAAAGTCAGGTCTACAGTCCATGACAACAGCATTTGAACGCGTTCAAGGGAGGGTGGGGCATGGACCTCACTGTTGTCGCGTACGTCATCTACCTGCTCATCAGCGTGGCGCTCACCGTCTGGGTCGCCCGCACACTGAGCCGCAACGGCAAGGTGTTCCTCGCCGATGTACTGCACGGGAACGAGAAGCTCGCCGATGCCGTCAACCACCTGCTGGTGGTCGGCTTCTACCTGGTCAACCTGGGGTTTGTGACGCTCTATCTGAAGAACTCCGACGGGGTGGCCGACGCCCGGGGGCTGTTCGACGCGCTCTCGGTGAAGGTCGGCGTCGTCCTGCTCGTCCTCGGGGTCCTGCACCTGTGCAACGTCTTCGTGCTCAACAAGATCCGCCGCCGGGGCCTGATGGAGCGTGAGCAGACCCCGCCGGTGCCGCCGCAGGGCTGGACGGCTCCCGGTGCGGGGCCGTGGGCCGCGCCCGTCCCGCCCAAGGCATGAGGGCCGGCCATGGCACCCCGTCCGGGTGGGGACCAGCCGCCCGTCGCACGGCTCACCGTGCTCTACGACGCGCAGTGCTCGCTGTGCACGCATGTGCGCCAGTGGCTGGGCGGACAGCGCCAGCTGGTCCCGCTCGACCTCGTCCCGGCCGGCTCCGCTCAGGCGCACCACCGCTTCCCCGGGCTCGACCACTCCGGAACGCTGGAGGAGATCACGGTGATCGGTGACCGGGGGCAGATCTACCGGGGCACCTCCGCGTGGATCGTCTGCCTCTGGGCCCTGGCCGAGCACCGGCCCCGGGCCCACTGGCTGACCACCCCGGCCGGCCGCCCGTTCGCCCGGGCGACCGTGCTCGCCGCCGCGAAGTACCGCTCGCTGACGGCCGCGCCCTGCCGGGCGGACGGGGGCGGCGCGTGCGCGGTGCCGGGCCCGGAGCCCGGCACGTAGGCAACCCCGATACCCTCGGGACCGTGGTGAAGGAAGAGAAGGACGTGAAGGAAGTCAAGGCTCCCAAGAGCGAGCAGACCCGCACGCTCATCCTCGAAACCGCGCTCCGGCTCTTCCAGGAACGCGGCTACGACAAGACGACGATGCGGGCCATCGCCCAGGAGGCCGGCGTCTCCGTCGGCAACGCCTACTACTACTTCTCGTCCAAGGAACACCTGGTCCAGGGCTTCTACGACCGGATCGCCGCCGAGCACAGGGCGGCGGTCCAGCCGGTTCTGGACGGCGACAGGGACCTTGCGGTGCGCATCCGCGGGGTCCTCATCGGCTGGCTGGACGTGGCGGAGCAGTACCACCGCTTCGCCGCCCAGTTCTTCAAGAACGCCGCCGACCCGGAGAGCCCGCTCAGCCCCTTCTCACCGGACTCGGTCGCGGCCCGCGAGGCGGCGATCTCCATCCATGAGCGCTGCCTCGCCGGCTCCTCCACCAAGTCCGACCCCGAACTCGCCGAGCTGCTGCCGCAGCTGATGTGGCTGATGCAGATGGGCCTGGTGCTGTTCTGGGTGTACGACCGGACGGACCACGCCGAGCGCAGCCGGCGCCTGGTCGAGCGCACCGCCCCGATCGCGGCCCGGGCCATCGCCCTCTCCCGCTTCCGGGTGCTGCGGCCGCTCGTGCGCCAGGTCCACGAAGTGCTGGAGGAGTTCCTGCCGGGCGCGGCCGCCCGCGCGGCCGAGTAGCGCGGGCAGCCGGAGCGTGCGGGCGGATCAGATCCAGCCCAGCTCCCACAGGCGCCAGATGCCGGTGCCGTCGGAGAGGTACTGCGATCCGGCGACGTCGGACTTGGCGACCACGTAGTCCTTCTTCTGCCACAGCGGCACCAGGGGCACGTCCTCGCCGACCAGCTTCTGGAGCGCCTTGAAGTCCGCCGAGGTACGGCTCCGGTCGCTGTACTGGAGCGTGGAGCTGATCAGCTGGTCCATCTTCTTGCTGGTGTAGCCGTTGTGGAGGCTGCTGTCCCGGCCGACGAGCGGCTGGCTGAAGGTGTCGGGGTCCGGGTAGTCGGGGAGCCATCCGACGGTGTACGCGTCGTACTTGCCGGCCGCGTACCCCTTCTGGAACGCCTGCCACTCCACGGCCTTCACGGTGACCTTGAACAGCCCGTCCGCCTCCAGCTGCCGGCGGATCTCGGCGGTCTCCTTCGTGTACGCGGCGTCGGCGCGGTAGGCGAAGGTGATGTGCAGCGGCAGTTGGACGCCGGCCTCCTGCATGAGCTGCTTGGCGCGCTTCGGGTTCGG
It encodes the following:
- the sdhA gene encoding succinate dehydrogenase flavoprotein subunit, whose translation is MQIHTYDTVIVGAGGAGMRAAIESTKRSRTAVLTKLYPTRSHTGAAQGGMAAALANVEEDNWEWHTFDTIKGGDYLVDQDAAEILAKEAIDAVLDLEKMGLPFGRTPEGRIDQRRFGGHSRNHGEAPVRRACYSGDRTGHMILQTLYQNCVKEGVEFFNEFYVLDQLVVEEDGVKKSAGVVAYELATGEIHVFRAKSVIYASGGTGKFFKVTSNAHTLTGDGQAACYRRGLPLEDMEFFQFHPTGIWRMGILLTEGARGEGGILRNKDGERFMEKYAPVMKDLASRDVVSRSIYTEIREGRGCGPAGDHVYLDLTHLPPEQLDAKLPDITEFARTYLGIEPYTDPIPIQPTAHYAMGGIPTNVEGEVLADNTTVVPGLYAAGEVACVSVHGANRLGTNSLLDINVFGRRAGIAAAEYSAKHDFVELPENPAQQVVDQVERLRNSTGTERVSAIRLELQECMDANVMVFRTEQTIKTAVEKIAELRERYLNVSVQDKGKRFNTDLLEAIELGNLLDLAEVMATSALARKESRGGHYREDYPNRDDVNFMRHTMAYREVADDGTESIRLDYKPVVQTRYQPMERKY
- a CDS encoding succinate dehydrogenase iron-sulfur subunit — translated: MATPTLDKADKAPEPEAGFADSPYITATFRIRRFNPEVSDEAQWQDFQIEIDPKERVLDALHKIKWETDGTLTFRRSCAHGICGSDAMRINGKNRLACKTLIKDLSPEKPITIEAIKGLTVLKDLVVDMDPFFQAYRDVMPFLITKGNEPTRERLQSPEDRERFDDTTKCILCAACTSSCPVFWNDGQYFGPAAIVNAHRFIFDSRDEGGEQRLEILNDRDGVWRCRTTFNCTDACPRGIEVTKAIQEVKRALITRRF
- a CDS encoding MarR family transcriptional regulator; protein product: MQQRDWTDGHVERWKPVLPDLDPDIEGAVTRMKKISVHLRRVREQSLVDFDLDRQEFDTLHKLAGRGGKAAPSELAADLDLAPASVTGRLDALERRGFVRRRPSTTDRRRVDVELTDEGRSTWIGAMEVLGHEEERLLRTLDEEERTQLNDMLRRVMVVAEDRGGAAWD
- a CDS encoding MFS transporter, encoding MPLPVSHHTPESEPRPTPHPLRTRSFRLLFAGRSLSLLGDAAIPAALTLAVYLATGSTGALALVLACAMVPKLLLLPLGGVAGDRFNARTVALTTDLVRCVTQLFVGAELLSGTPALWQIAVAEAIGGAAGAFSMPTVSPLIRGTVDASGLLRANALMAVVSSTARIGGPAVAGALVLTAGPGWAFVLDGASFAVSATLLAVIDVRHVPIPRRPLLADLKEGWGEVRSRDWYWTSLIAHAVWNGAAAVLMTVGPALFLSDLGGKGVWVVFLQTGAVGLLLGSLVAGRVRTRRPVLTANLGGALYLLPLCLLAVHAPVAVCVTAYGIAMAGLGYLNPVWETAVQSAVPAHALARVTSYDWLLSLGATPLGYALAPLAASAWGAEVPLGAAGVLVGAACLATALVPGVRHFGAAAATVKPTAESTT
- a CDS encoding DCC1-like thiol-disulfide oxidoreductase family protein, whose protein sequence is MAPRPGGDQPPVARLTVLYDAQCSLCTHVRQWLGGQRQLVPLDLVPAGSAQAHHRFPGLDHSGTLEEITVIGDRGQIYRGTSAWIVCLWALAEHRPRAHWLTTPAGRPFARATVLAAAKYRSLTAAPCRADGGGACAVPGPEPGT
- a CDS encoding TetR family transcriptional regulator produces the protein MVKEEKDVKEVKAPKSEQTRTLILETALRLFQERGYDKTTMRAIAQEAGVSVGNAYYYFSSKEHLVQGFYDRIAAEHRAAVQPVLDGDRDLAVRIRGVLIGWLDVAEQYHRFAAQFFKNAADPESPLSPFSPDSVAAREAAISIHERCLAGSSTKSDPELAELLPQLMWLMQMGLVLFWVYDRTDHAERSRRLVERTAPIAARAIALSRFRVLRPLVRQVHEVLEEFLPGAAARAAE